One Vitis vinifera cultivar Pinot Noir 40024 chromosome 8, ASM3070453v1 genomic window carries:
- the LOC100241530 gene encoding cyclic dof factor 3, giving the protein MNGGDLAVSRDPAIKLFGTTIQTQICSNSPQKSLDAPSEITKAEAEDPCAEDSRKPDGSSVSEDGKEEQQTQVQMSGLQVHKDQGETNSSAQEKVLKKPDKILPCPRCNSLETKFCYFNNYNVNQPRHFCKNCQRYWTAGGTMRNVPVGAGRRKNKHLASQYRQIMVSSDGVPTTVIEASDSSNQQILSCGETSTTFRPSTASGTVLKFGPEAPLCKSMETVLSIREQKRCAEMRTVNCGGNGEEPSSCASSVSAPSFPENEFPENVGHKDRPSLPASRSEIHPQLHQPCYPVPPWAFPWNPGWTNVAPVAPPQCSSDTVYAPNNSNPNSVQWCSRPMLAVPGFCAPTIPLQLVPPSYWGCMPIWGAGTGNISLAGSNDCLSPSSSTSNSCSGNASPTLGKHSRDAQPAEEQKLEKCVLVPKTLRIIDPDEASKSSIWATLGIKPDQKAPISKGGIFKAFEPKSGAKTDLSDATQVLEANPAALSRSQTFKEST; this is encoded by the exons ATGAACGGTGGAGATTTGGCTGTGAGCAGAGACCCTGCTATCAAGCTCTTCGGCACCACGATTCAGACCCAGATTTGCTCCAACTCCCCTCAGAAATCATTG GATGCTCCCAGTGAAATAACAAAAGCTGAAGCTGAGGATCCATGTGCAGAAGACTCTAGAAAGCCAGATGGGTCTTCAGTTTCTGAGGATGGTAAGGAGGAGCAGCAAACTCAAGTGCAGATGAGTGGGCTGCAAGTGCATAAGGACCAGGGCGAGACCAATAGTTCAGCCCAAGAAAAAGTACTGAAGAAGCCGGACAAGATTCTCCCATGTCCGCGATGCAACAGTTTAGAGACAAAATTCTGCTACTTCAACAACTACAATGTGAACCAACCCAGGCACTTCTGCAAAAACTGCCAGAGGTACTGGACGGCAGGTGGAACAATGAGAAATGTTCCCGTTGGTGCTGGGCGGCGGAAGAACAAGCATTTAGCCTCCCAATATCGTCAGATAATGGTATCCTCTGATGGAGTACCCACTACTGTGATTGAGGCGTCAGACTCATCTAATCAACAAATTCTCTCATGTGGCGAAACTTCAACCACTTTTAGGCCTTCAACAGCAAGTGGAACAGTCCTAAAATTTGGTCCTGAAGCACCTCTATGCAAGTCCATGGAGACGGTGCTTAGTATCAGGGAACAGAAGAGATGTGCTGAGATGCGAACTGTCAATTGCGGAGGAAATGGGGAGGAGCCATCCTCATGTGCATCTTCAGTGTCGGCTCCTAGTTTCCCAGAAAATGAGTTTCCTGAAAATGTTGGGCATAAGGACCGACCTAGTTTGCCTGCATCTCGTAGTGAGATTCATCCACAACTTCATCAGCCCTGTTACCCTGTTCCTCCATGGGCTTTCCCTTGGAATCCAGGTTGGACCAATGTAGCTCCTGTAGCACCACCTCAGTGCTCGTCTGACACTGTTTATGCTCCGAACAACAGTAATCCAAATTCAGTTCAGTGGTGCTCCAGACCAATGCTGGCAGTTCCTGGCTTTTGTGCACCAACCATACCTCTACAGCTTGTGCCTCCCTCATATTGGGGTTGCATGCCCATCTGGGGTGCAGGAACAGGGAACATCTCCTTGGCTGGATCCAATGACTGCCTGTCTCCCTCATCCTCCACGAGCAACAGTTGTTCAGGCAATGCCTCACCAACACTAGGCAAGCATTCCAGAGATGCACAACCAGCAGAGGAACAGAAGCTAGAGAAGTGTGTTTTGGTTCCAAAGACTCTCAGAATTATTGACCCAGATGAGGCTTCAAAGAGTTCTATCTGGGCTACATTAGGCATTAAGCCTGACCAGAAAGCACCCATATCAAAAGGCGGTATTTTCAAAGCATTTGAACCCAAGTCTGGAGCCAAGACCGATCTATCAGATGCCACTCAGGTACTAGAAGCAAACCCTGCAGCTCTGTCTCGCTCCCAAACATTCAAAGAAAGTACGTAA